Proteins from a single region of Hypanus sabinus isolate sHypSab1 chromosome 26, sHypSab1.hap1, whole genome shotgun sequence:
- the LOC132381629 gene encoding zinc finger protein 239-like, whose amino-acid sequence MRHQRVHTGEGPLTCSECGKGFTKSSHLLVHQRVHTGERPFTCSECGKGFNQPSKLLRHQRVHTGERPFTCSECGKGFTQSSNLLTHQHVHSGKRPFVCTECGKGFTRSTRLLVHQRIHTGERPFTCSECGKGFSRSSHLLAHQRVHTREKPFTCSECGKGFTKSSHLLVHQRVHTGERPFTCSECGKGFTQSSNLLTHQHVHSEERPFVCTECGKGFTGSTMLQVHQRIHTGERPFTCSECGKGFTRSTHLLVHQQVHTGERPFTCSECGKGFTRSSDLQIHQRIHTGERPFTCSECGKGFIQSSHLAKHYRVHTRKSV is encoded by the coding sequence atgagacaccagcgagttcacactggggaggggccattaacctgctctgaatgtgggaagggatttaccaAGTCATCTCACTTGCTGgtacaccaacgagttcacactggggagagaccgttcacctgctctgaatgtgggaagggatttaatcAGCCATCTAAACTACTAagacaccaacgagttcacactggggagagaccattcacttgctctgaatgtgggaagggatttactcagtcTTCTAACCTGCTGACACACCAGCATGTTCACAGTGGAAAAAGACCATTCGTTTGcactgagtgtgggaagggatttactcggtCAACGAGGCTTCTggtacaccagcgaattcacactggggagagaccgttcacctgctctgaatgtgggaagggattttctcggtcatctcacctactagcacaccagcgtgttcacaccagggagaagccgttcacctgctctgaatgtgggaagggatttaccaAGTCATCTCACTTGCTGgtacaccaacgagttcacactggggagagaccgttcacttgctctgaatgtgggaagggattcactcagtcttccAACCTGCTGACACACCAgcatgttcacagtgaggagaGACCATTCGTTTGcactgagtgtgggaagggatttactggGTCGACAATGCTTCAggtacaccagcgaattcacactggggagagaccgttcacctgctctgaatgtgggaaggggttcactcggTCAACTCATCTGTTGgtacaccagcaagttcacactggggagaggccattcacctgttctgaatgtgggaagggatttacccgGTCATCAGACTTACAgatacaccagcgaattcacactggggagagaccgttcacctgctctgaatgtgggaagggattcattcagtcatcccacCTTGCGAAACACTACCGAGTTCACACTCGGAAAAGTGTTTAA